The Candidatus Nanosynbacter lyticus genome window below encodes:
- a CDS encoding glycosyltransferase family 2 protein: MNAQKSQVKPPLVSIITATYNDETYIESSIRSVLSQDFTDFEYLIINDGSTDNTKKIVQRLQKEDSRIRLINQKNSGLVASLNRGITEAHGTYIARIDGDDEWLPHKLRTQVTMLEKNKNLVLVGGGAEIMNQDSVPTGFIFNVARNEDIRLGLCIFNQFCHSSVIYRRQAALDAGLYPDTCPAEDYDLFSKFAEHGELANVPYPVFRYRISDGSISAKRRDEQNRLAKRFSLRNWDIVQPTVTSRADIKRAFAYYLKNPINHDFGISHKHAYTFVLMRIGYRMLQKGQVGKGLRQLWNVASTGRTAAKIVVKWGLDTIKIKLRPSRQKTKSAAQ, from the coding sequence ATGAATGCACAGAAATCCCAAGTTAAACCACCATTGGTGTCAATTATTACCGCCACCTATAATGACGAAACATACATTGAGTCCTCAATTCGCTCCGTGCTGTCACAGGATTTTACTGATTTCGAATACCTTATTATTAATGATGGCTCAACCGATAATACAAAAAAAATCGTTCAGCGCCTTCAAAAAGAAGATAGCCGCATTCGCCTCATTAATCAAAAAAATAGCGGCCTCGTGGCTTCACTCAACCGCGGCATTACCGAAGCGCATGGCACTTACATCGCTCGCATTGATGGCGACGATGAATGGTTGCCGCACAAGCTCAGGACTCAAGTCACTATGCTAGAGAAAAACAAAAACCTAGTTCTGGTTGGCGGTGGCGCAGAGATCATGAATCAAGATAGCGTGCCGACTGGTTTTATTTTTAATGTTGCTCGCAATGAAGATATTAGACTCGGTCTTTGCATTTTTAATCAATTCTGCCATTCATCGGTCATTTATCGCCGCCAGGCGGCACTTGACGCTGGTCTTTACCCTGACACCTGTCCAGCCGAGGATTATGACCTGTTTAGTAAATTTGCCGAACACGGTGAACTTGCCAACGTACCTTACCCCGTTTTTCGCTATCGCATCAGTGACGGCAGTATCTCGGCTAAACGCCGCGATGAGCAAAATCGTCTCGCTAAAAGGTTTTCGCTTCGCAACTGGGATATCGTTCAACCGACGGTCACTAGTCGTGCCGACATCAAACGTGCTTTCGCCTATTATCTCAAAAATCCAATTAACCATGATTTTGGAATTAGCCACAAGCACGCCTACACGTTTGTACTAATGCGCATTGGTTATCGTATGCTTCAAAAGGGACAGGTTGGTAAGGGGCTCCGTCAGCTTTGGAACGTGGCATCAACCGGGCGCACTGCCGCCAAGATCGTTGTTAAGTGGGGACTTGATACCATTAAGATTAAACTACGACCATCACGCCAAAAAACAAAATCAGCTGCTCAATAG
- a CDS encoding ABC transporter ATP-binding protein, with translation MAKPAIIIKDIHKEFVLPQTKNSSIKHAFVNIIKRNKKTVQKVLDGVSFTIDQGDFFGVVGRNGSGKSTMLKILAGVYQPTSGSIQLHGKLTPFIELGVGFNPELSGRDNVFLNGALLGFTRKEMEAMYDEIVAFAELEPFMDQKLKNYSSGMQVRLAFSVAIKARNDIMIFDEVLAVGDEAFQRKCIDIFEQYKASGQTVVLVTHDMETVKKFCNRAVLIQDGKIIKEGNPVQVADEYSRLNQAVIDASIDRNRQYTGENVDITIRGTTGKKQRSFKVGETISFDIAWHHDKTRAIMVDLYRKDSDLISNFITNREGFAELPKDKKLTLDIEANLGPGSYYVDVNLLNHDGSVKYDVAYRAEEFTITKDFSVVGQSFGGLTLIPRQWHHDHK, from the coding sequence ATGGCAAAGCCGGCGATTATAATCAAGGATATACATAAAGAATTTGTGCTGCCGCAGACCAAGAACTCAAGCATTAAGCATGCTTTTGTTAACATTATTAAACGAAATAAAAAGACCGTCCAAAAAGTGCTAGACGGGGTTAGTTTTACTATTGATCAGGGTGACTTTTTCGGGGTTGTTGGTCGGAACGGCTCAGGAAAAAGTACCATGCTTAAAATTCTCGCTGGTGTGTATCAACCGACGAGCGGCAGTATTCAGCTACATGGTAAGCTGACACCATTTATTGAACTGGGTGTCGGCTTCAACCCAGAGCTGTCTGGTCGAGATAATGTTTTTTTGAACGGAGCGCTACTCGGGTTTACCCGTAAAGAGATGGAGGCAATGTATGATGAGATTGTTGCCTTTGCTGAACTTGAACCGTTCATGGATCAGAAGCTGAAAAATTATTCGTCGGGTATGCAGGTGCGGTTGGCGTTTTCGGTAGCAATTAAGGCGCGTAATGATATTATGATTTTCGATGAAGTGTTGGCTGTCGGTGATGAGGCATTTCAGCGCAAGTGTATCGACATATTTGAGCAGTATAAGGCCAGTGGACAAACAGTTGTCCTGGTGACACATGATATGGAAACAGTCAAGAAGTTTTGTAATCGTGCTGTGCTAATTCAGGATGGCAAGATCATTAAAGAGGGAAACCCAGTACAGGTGGCTGATGAGTATAGTCGGCTTAACCAAGCAGTGATTGACGCAAGTATTGATAGAAATCGGCAATATACTGGTGAAAATGTTGATATTACGATCCGCGGCACGACAGGTAAAAAGCAGCGTAGCTTTAAGGTTGGCGAAACCATCTCGTTTGATATCGCTTGGCATCATGATAAGACGCGAGCAATCATGGTTGATTTGTATCGCAAGGACAGTGATTTAATATCGAATTTTATTACTAATCGTGAGGGATTCGCTGAGCTACCGAAAGACAAAAAACTGACACTCGATATCGAAGCAAACTTGGGTCCGGGGTCGTACTATGTTGATGTTAATCTCCTCAATCATGATGGGTCGGTAAAATATGACGTTGCCTATCGTGCCGAGGAATTTACTATCACGAAAGACTTTTCGGTGGTCGGGCAGTCGTTTGGAGGATTGACATTGATTCCGCGGCAGTGGCACCACGATCACAAATAG